From Heliangelus exortis chromosome 11, bHelExo1.hap1, whole genome shotgun sequence:
aaccacactgtCTTCAAAGAGCCAGCCATGGAAATAAATACTCATTAACAGGGAGActgctttttggggggggttttttgatttttttttttgttttcaaatactATACTAGAGTATGTGTATTTATATCTGTTTTTCACAGGAGAATCCCTTCAAGGAAAGGATTGTGGAGTCTTTCTCAGAAGGTGGAGAAGGGAGTCTCAGCTTCAATGATTTTGTGGACATGTTCTCTGTGCTCAGTGAAATGGCTCCCAGAGAGCTCAAAGCAATCTATGCCTTCAAGATCTATGGTACTGTACTGGGATGTtgcctttttgcctttttttgttagAAGCAACCATGTATGAGAGTTGTTGGTGATCTTTTCTCTGGTTCTTTTATTGTTTAGATTTTAACACTGATAACTTCATTTGTAAATCAGACTTGGAACAAACCCTCAATAAGCTGACCCGAGAGgagctgacagcagaagaaattacTTTAGTGTGTGAGAAAGTCATAGAAGAAGCTGACATGGATGGTGATGGAAAACTAGGATTTGCAGATTTTGAAAACATGATTTCCAAGGCACCAGACTTTCTCAGgtactgttttcagaaaaagataCTCTCTTGCATAtcttcaggtatttttttaggATATCACTGTATGGTGTAAAATATAAGGTAGGTCAGAGACAGTGCTTCACCAGAGAGCTGACTAGAGGATGACAACTTACCCTAAATCACTTTACTTTTCTAGAGCATATTCCAATTCTCTCCTAATTTGAAGACAAAGAGCTCAGTGACTTGCaattatctttctctttttttttcttttttttctgtttgtttctgcGGTTTCCTCAAGAAAATATATTGTTCTATTATAAGGTCAAATCTGTATTGCTTTAAAGCCTATAGCAAGGATCCTGAGTAGGAATGTGTGTAAATATTGTATACATGTTACAAATACATATGAAAGTGCATTGAACTTGTGTGCTGAGAAGGGAGCTTGAGGATATTACAGTGGAACAGTTCATGATGGTAGCAGAAAATCAGCTAAAATGATTAATTATAGCAATCTGTCCTCAATCCactcttaataattttttttttattactgatatttttaatttttgttgctgagtttcttcctaataatCTGTAGATACAATCCAGCCCAGGTGTTTCTtgcattttcaatttttcttttatgtttggTATTCAAGAACACCTTTTGAAAAGTACAAtgactatttatttttatacaataAAAACATATTCTGCATAACTTATAGTTAAAGCTGTTACTTAAGTAATATAAGGACAGTTCTTCTTTAAGAAATAACAATCAACTagccagcaaaataaaatgttcccAGACTGGGAGGAATTAATATTTGAATCTTAAATCTCCTGGCAGGAAGGGCTGAAGCTAAAACTTGGGTCTAATTTCTCCCTCAAGTTTAGTGATCAGAGCTATCTGTATCTAATTGTAACTAAAAGCTTGATAActtgaacatttattttcatggtCTGTGTTCATACACATTGCTGTTAAGTTGGTAGTGTTGCTGTTTGGTGATATCTAGTAATAACACATAAATTCTAACATGTGGGAAGTTAACTAATCCAACACTTGTCTGGACTGCAAGCAGGTATACAGAATGACTGTAATTTGTTAGAGAAATGTCTGAATTAGTAAATTCTTGTTTTTGCAGAATTGTGTCTCCTGATTAGTTGGCTGATAGCTGAACAGGAGTTAATTTCCAATTTTTGCTGCAATTCAGGCATGTAGATTGGTTCATCTGTGTAGAATTATTTTGTATCTTTCTATGAAGTGTAACCCttagagtctttttttttttttttttttaacagttccCTGTTTGCAGGAAATTGGCAGAAACTTAATCATCTTCCAGTCATGTGTTGTTGAATTCTGCCAAAGGATTCAGAAGGGGTGTTTTAACAAAGCTCACAGTCAGAATAATTCAATAACTGGCTTTTCATAGGAAATTAGGCTAAACACTAGGATAGAATTAAGATAGATCAAGACTGCAAATGGTTTTGAAGAACTTTTAACTGTTCTGCAGAACATGGAAcagtttgtttctttcataGATAAAATTGTTGAGAGAAGACATTACAATAAAATTACTCAACAATAAAGCATGGGGATATGATTCCTGTGAACCCTGAGAAACATCAGCATCTGGAGAGGATATGCTATAAAGTTAATGTCAGTGTCTTTCACACATTAGAAACATACCAGATATTCCTTGAGCAATCATGTGTATCAATGGAAACTCTTTTAGAACAAGATGTCATCATTATGTTGAGGCTCAGCTGAATAGATATTCTCATGTTCTGCTGATGTGCCTTTCCAGCTatgaattctttttctttaaattatccCTATAGAAGCTGATTTTGTCAGGCAGAGTTTCCTTCCTGCAATGAAAAAGCTGCACTGTACCTATAAATCTGTCAGAGAGCAGAGATCAAATGTGAGGAATTGGAGGCAGATCTGAAGGCTCAGCAGAAGCTGTAGGTTCACAAGTTTCCTGTGCTGTCACTGACTTTACTGCTCTGGTGTAAAGGTTTGCAAACTGCTGACAGACAATTCCAAGCTGAGGATGCTGTGCAGTGCAGTCATTTCCTGAGAAAGCATCAGAGAGTAGCATTTGCCACTGTGGCCACTGGAATATCTGtcagaattatttctctttttcaagtTTGTGGTGTTTTGGGAAGCTGAGGAAATAAGGACCTGAGTGCTGGGTTCTCAACAGTGCAAGAAGATggaagtgggaaagaaaaagagggataAGTACAGAGCTTGTTACAGATtaggtaaaaagaaaatagagatcACTGACTGATAATCACAAAGGACATGGCTTCCAAGTATGGGACTACTGATCACCCAGTTGCTCAGTTTAAACACCTTTACTTTGGGCTGTGCTTGTGACAGGGTGAACTCCTGTTATCACGTGTCTTTAGTGTCCAAGAGGGTGATGTGTATATTtaaggtagattttttttttctatccttgGCTTCAAGGGAAAGGGTaatttccctctcctttcaggtccaggagaggagctggggtgcAGGATTCAGCTCTGAAGTCCTCAGGTTTAAGTAATCTGACCTAAAGAAGGATTTCCTTCCACTTCTATCTGAAACACTGGTTTAGAACCTCTGACTGTTAACTCAGCAACACGTTTTTAACCCTTGAAGCTATATTGCAAAATGAGAGTTTAAATGGAAAAAGTCTTAGAGCTGGCAAGAGAAGGTGTAGTTTCTCTGATTTGGTTTCTgtttcagctgcaggaaaacGTGATGTGAGTGTCATGAGACCACTTTTATCCAAACCAATATCTATGGAAGAGTTGATAGGTCTTCCTGATTGTGGTTTACTGCTCTTTTTGCCTCTAAAGATACTTTACTTTCTGAGGACATTCTCAGTCATATTTTTACTGTATGCACTGTATCACAGACTGAcgtattttttttaatatcgAACATCCTGATCTGAGCCACTTACTCccattttttaaacactgcGTAAATGTTGCATTCTAAAGGGAGACAGTGATTTAACTTTTGGAATCAGGTTCGTTGAATTTTAATGGCACAATGGGTACACCACAGGCTGACTGAGGACTGAAACTAAACCAGTGCTCTCTGATGCGTGCTGTGCATCCATGGAAAGAGGTGACAGAATGTGTGACATGGGACAAAAGTGCAATTCCTGTAGCTGATTAATCTCCACTTAAACCCCAGTTCCTATTCATTAAGTTCAATTATACCACAGGAGCCTTGGGCACGTTACCTGTTCATTTAAGGAAATGATGCTTTCTTTTACCTTTCTGAGTTTATCTCCAGCTTGTTTCATAGCCTCTcgttttcctttcttccatgTCTTCAGCTCTAGTGGTTCTCTTAAGTGATAACCACAGGCTCTGTGCAGCCAAACTGAAGCCAGGGTGGTGCAGTTTCACCTTGTAATACGATACAGAACATGCAAAGCACAGGAAGTGTCTTGGAGTGGATCAACAACCTTATATGCCAGTGGCAAACCTAGGCCTGAACTGTGTTCTTAATACTGTAAAAAGAtatgaaaacatgttttcatCTAAATAAACCTGACCCTTTTGGAAACTTTAGCAGATGCAT
This genomic window contains:
- the CIB2 gene encoding calcium and integrin-binding family member 2 isoform X3 produces the protein MAPNVVPMDYTKDPDVKLPMQLIINMPELKENPFKERIVESFSEGGEGSLSFNDFVDMFSVLSEMAPRELKAIYAFKIYDFNTDNFICKSDLEQTLNKLTREELTAEEITLVCEKVIEEADMDGDGKLGFADFENMISKAPDFLSSLFAGNWQKLNHLPVMCC
- the CIB2 gene encoding calcium and integrin-binding family member 2 isoform X1, encoding MGNKQTIFTDEQLDAYQDCTFFTRKEILRLHGRYYEMAPNVVPMDYTKDPDVKLPMQLIINMPELKENPFKERIVESFSEGGEGSLSFNDFVDMFSVLSEMAPRELKAIYAFKIYDFNTDNFICKSDLEQTLNKLTREELTAEEITLVCEKVIEEADMDGDGKLGFADFENMISKAPDFLSSLFAGNWQKLNHLPVMCC
- the CIB2 gene encoding calcium and integrin-binding family member 2 isoform X2; protein product: MGNKQTIFTDEQLDAYQDCTFFTRKEILRLHGRYYEMAPNVVPMDYTKDPDVKLPMQLIINMPELKENPFKERIVESFSEGGEGSLSFNDFVDMFSVLSEMAPRELKAIYAFKIYDFNTDNFICKSDLEQTLNKLTREELTAEEITLVCEKVIEEADMDGDGKLGFADFENMISKAPDFLSTFHIRI